In the Sarcophilus harrisii chromosome 1, mSarHar1.11, whole genome shotgun sequence genome, one interval contains:
- the PPDPFL gene encoding pancreatic progenitor cell differentiation and proliferation factor-like protein codes for MASVSIAGCLLTQNQYYRKSSISSVNSFSGSDSLNFTDTEKVNQALPEAAESTWWFKSFFHSDPVPPDIEKKDLFVNSIHN; via the exons ATGGCTTCTGTATCCATAGCTGGCTGCCTACTGACCCAAAATCAGTATTATAGAA AATCCAGTATTTCTTCAGtaaattctttctctggctctgactctctAAACttcacagacacagagaaagtcAATCAAG CATTACCTGAAGCAGCTGAATCAACCTGGTGGTTCAAATCCTTTTTTCATTCAGATCCGGTTCCCCcagatatagaaaagaaagatctGTTTGTTAATAG cattcATAATTAA